The Puniceicoccus vermicola DNA segment GACTCGGCCGGAGCGGCTTACCGGATGGGCCGGGCCGACGAACCGATGCTCACAGTCCCGCCGTAGGGGAATGAACGTAGTGAATCGGGAGACCCGCACAGTCTGCGCACGCGTCTGCTGGCGGCGGCCCGGGCCGAACGGATAACCAAGGCGGTGACCTGCCATAACCTGAGGCACAGCTTCGCGACCCATCTGGCCGCCGCCGGGGTGCCGCTGCACCAGCTACAATCCTACCTGGGGCACGCCCACATCGAGACGACCACCGTCTACACTCACCTGACTCCGATCAACCACGTTGAGGCCATCGGTTTCATAGACGCGTTGGTCGCGCCGATCCTTCGACCTTAAGGGTGTCGGGAATCGGGCAGCTGAGCTGCCCGCGGGAGAGTGAGCCACACGCCCTTACCGTGGCCGGAGTAATCGAACGCTTCGCACCGGCCTACTGGGAGCGATACGGCAGACGAATCCCGCTGGACCAGCGTAAGGCCTTGCAGGCCATCCTCCAGTGCCGCACCCCGGCCCTGGGCGGGCACCGCTATGCTTGCGGATGCGGACACGAGCACCACGCCTTCCACAGTTGCAATCATCGGCTCTGCCCTCGCTGCGGATCGGCCGACACCCAAGTGTGGGTCCGCAAGCAACTCGGCAAACTCCTGCCAGTTCCCTACTACCTGGTCACCTTCACATTGCCGTCGGAACTGCGACCCGTGATGCTGGGTAACCGTCAGGCCATGGAGTTGCTGATGAGCTGCAGTGCCCGGGCTCTGAACGAACTCCTGGCCGACCCCGCACGCGGATGCAGCTTCGAGCATGCCGGCTTTTTCGGCGTCTACCAGAGCTGGACCCAAGAGATGCGCTTCCATCCGCACGTTCACTACGTCGTTCCGGCAGTCGGTCTGGATGACCGCTGGAAGCTCAAGCACCCGAAGAGTCCGAAATTCCTCCTCCACGCCCAGCCGCTGGCCAACCGCTTGCGCACCCTTTTGGCAAACGCCCTCCATGCCCAAGGGCTGATCCGGAAGGAGCTGTTCTGGAAGCTCGTCAAAACCAACTGGAACGCCGACCTCGAACGGGCCGGAAACGGCGAGAACGCGATCAAGTATCTCGGGCAGTATATCCGACGCAGCGTCATCTCCGGTCATCGTATCCTTGGCGTAGAAGGAGACCTCGTCCGTATCCGTATCAAGAACCGCGATACGGGAGACTATGAATGCAGATCACTCGACGGAGTCGAGTTCGTCCGCCGATTCCTCCTCCACGCCTTGCCCGAGCGCTTCCACCGCATCCGCTACCGCGGATTCCTCCACGCCCGGGGCAAGGCCCGCCTGCAATGGCTTCAGCT contains these protein-coding regions:
- a CDS encoding IS91 family transposase; the encoded protein is MSGIGQLSCPRESEPHALTVAGVIERFAPAYWERYGRRIPLDQRKALQAILQCRTPALGGHRYACGCGHEHHAFHSCNHRLCPRCGSADTQVWVRKQLGKLLPVPYYLVTFTLPSELRPVMLGNRQAMELLMSCSARALNELLADPARGCSFEHAGFFGVYQSWTQEMRFHPHVHYVVPAVGLDDRWKLKHPKSPKFLLHAQPLANRLRTLLANALHAQGLIRKELFWKLVKTNWNADLERAGNGENAIKYLGQYIRRSVISGHRILGVEGDLVRIRIKNRDTGDYECRSLDGVEFVRRFLLHALPERFHRIRYRGFLHARGKARLQWLQLLLEARLQPTPKPKSEPIPEREILCPRCGCPMRKIKKMPRAPPAHRGEHFLYAVAA